A genome region from Bacteroidota bacterium includes the following:
- a CDS encoding DUF6089 family protein — translation MNRIISFVAGLLIVLSAKGQFTRSEAGVFGGLSYYLGDLNPSKQFFLSEPAFGAIYRYNLTPRWSFKFNGIYGTLQGSDSRSGANPTRNLSFKSHIVDISAQIELNFLPYITGHDRFFISPYIFTGASVFNFSPKANYEGKWYSLQPMGTEGQGTTVSNGNKPYSLTQIGIPFGVGIKYSLLKKFCIGLEWGMRKTFTDYLDDVSTVYPDPVIIEAESGPIAAALSDRTVKEPGQVVNNTGLQRGNSHTKDWYSFAGIFVTYKIKGKNAHCAAYKEHPKIKNKYSSD, via the coding sequence ATGAACAGAATAATTTCTTTTGTTGCAGGGTTGCTTATCGTTCTCTCAGCAAAAGGGCAGTTCACTCGCTCCGAAGCCGGTGTTTTTGGCGGATTATCCTATTATCTCGGTGATCTGAACCCTTCTAAACAGTTTTTTTTGTCAGAGCCCGCGTTTGGCGCCATCTATCGCTACAACCTCACACCGCGGTGGTCGTTTAAATTTAACGGAATTTACGGCACCCTGCAGGGAAGCGATTCTAGATCAGGAGCCAACCCCACACGTAATTTGAGTTTCAAATCGCATATTGTAGATATTTCGGCACAAATAGAATTGAATTTTCTGCCCTATATCACCGGTCACGACCGCTTTTTTATTTCGCCCTATATTTTTACCGGTGCTTCTGTTTTTAATTTTAGCCCTAAGGCAAACTATGAAGGCAAATGGTACTCTCTTCAACCCATGGGTACTGAAGGACAGGGAACCACTGTTTCTAATGGCAATAAGCCATATTCGCTCACACAGATAGGTATCCCGTTCGGCGTTGGGATTAAATACAGTCTTCTCAAAAAATTCTGTATTGGTTTAGAATGGGGCATGAGGAAAACCTTTACTGATTACCTTGACGATGTAAGTACGGTATATCCCGACCCGGTAATTATTGAGGCTGAAAGCGGACCCATAGCCGCAGCATTGTCTGACAGAACAGTTAAGGAACCCGGTCAGGTAGTAAATAATACCGGATTACAGCGGGGCAACTCACACACGAAAGACTGGTATTCCTTTGCAGGAATATTTGTTACATACAAGATTAAGGGTAAAAATGCACATTGTGCGGCGTACAAAGAACATCCCAAGATCAAGAACAAATATAGCAGTGACTAA
- a CDS encoding isoprenyl transferase, protein MKELIDPGNLPQHVAIIMDGNGRWAKKRGQHRIFGHEGGVKAVRETVEAAAELGIKYLTLYAFSTENWNRPKEEVDALMGLLVKTINLETKTLNTNNIRLLAIGDISSLHKDCYAELMEAIDNTSSNTGLCLVLALSYSSKWEITNAMKQIATMVEKKQIEPEKIDAGLISSMLTTKNIPDPELLIRTSGEYRISNFLLWQIAYAELYFTSTLWPDFRKKDLHKAIASYQKRERRFGLISEQLS, encoded by the coding sequence ATGAAAGAACTTATTGATCCGGGGAATTTACCACAGCACGTTGCAATAATAATGGATGGTAATGGTCGCTGGGCTAAAAAACGGGGGCAACACCGGATTTTTGGTCATGAAGGGGGTGTGAAGGCCGTTAGGGAAACCGTTGAAGCCGCTGCCGAACTGGGAATCAAGTACCTGACGCTATATGCCTTCTCAACGGAAAACTGGAATCGCCCAAAAGAAGAAGTTGATGCTCTTATGGGATTACTGGTGAAAACCATAAACCTTGAGACAAAGACACTAAACACCAATAATATTCGTTTGCTTGCCATTGGTGATATAAGTTCACTGCATAAAGACTGTTATGCTGAGCTTATGGAGGCCATAGATAATACGTCATCCAATACAGGGCTGTGTCTGGTGCTTGCGCTGAGCTACAGCAGTAAATGGGAAATTACCAATGCCATGAAACAGATTGCAACAATGGTGGAGAAGAAGCAAATTGAACCGGAAAAAATTGATGCCGGGCTTATTTCATCTATGCTTACCACCAAAAACATCCCCGACCCTGAATTACTTATAAGAACAAGTGGAGAATACCGTATCAGTAACTTTTTGCTGTGGCAGATCGCTTACGCCGAGCTTTATTTTACATCAACGCTCTGGCCCGATTTCAGAAAAAAAGACCTGCATAAGGCAATTGCCAGTTATCAGAAACGCGAACGCAGGTTCGGTCTCATCAGTGAACAACTTTCATAA